In Streptomyces sp. NBC_01707, a genomic segment contains:
- a CDS encoding ribonuclease E/G: MLEPNEPGTTGNAEENNTPGDKLPPRRRRRAASRPAGPPSGAAGSEAAAPAIPAVDAAVSDTTVAADEAEAAPPARSRRRAVRKATAAAGAPETAEVVEAPTSAVSAETAETAPAAETSEAAEAPRARRRATRKATAPAGAPKAEKTTEAVETETAPAAETPEAAEAPRARRRASRKATAPAGAPAAAEVVEVVEPTPAVETETPEQPAVAEAVVAEAPRGRTRRRASAPAGTPQTTPADAVTAETVEAAPAAEAAEAAEPEAPRGRRRAVRKATAPAGAPQAAEAAAPVEIVTETPVEAAAAEEPAAEPEEAAESAAPRGRQRRRATAAAGRPEFTGKVEEPARKSRRATRPAVAVFQAPVFAEPMFQTPETAAAAAAAAGTPSRYDEAEEEIETVEETAATDEAAAEAAPVAEAAPQGGSRRRRRRRGEAAETEPAAERTPAPAEEPAEDEAELEAEGEAEHEGDESDEYGDRPSRRRRRGGRRRRRGEPSEAEEAAEQHADEHAADTTEDEHERAHEADEEEEEDHELSASGSSSSRRRRRRRRRSGDASPEAEAGTDDPERTVVKVREPRKKEAEREPGTGFDEVQSIKGSTRMEAKKQRRREGREQGRRRVPIITEAEFLARREAVERVMVVRQNGERTQIGVLEDNVLVEHYVNKEQATSYVGNVYLGKVQNVLPSMEAAFVDIGKGRNAVLYAGEVNFEALGMAHGPRRIETALKSGQSVLVQVTKDPIGHKGARLTSQVSLPGRYLVYVPEGSMTGISRKLPDTERARLKTILKKIVPEDAGVIVRTAAEGASEDELRRDVERLQQQWEDIQKKSKSNGSANAPTLLYGEPDMTVRVVRDIFNEDFSKVIVSGDDAWETIHGYVAHVAPDLTDRLSRWTSEVDIFATYRIDEQLMKALDRKVWLPSGGSLVIDKTEAMVVVDVNTGKFTGQGGNLEETVTRNNLEAAEEIVRQLRLRDLGGIVVIDFIDMVLESNRDLVLRRLLECLGRDRTKHQVAEVTSLGLVQMTRKRVGQGLLESFSETCVHCNGRGVIVHMEQPSTVGGGGNGKRAKKRGRGGAGEQPEALVEHEHEHVEAEVETEAEVAAEVAAPVALPEPEFVPDEELYSSPAEAEAAASRGRGRRRATRKASAPAGAPRTAPEPTAVVEPVTEPEPVVEAPVAEAPQGRTRRRATRKATAPAGSPAAAEPVEVPLPVADQVAAEAVVVETPVVEAAVVEAAPEEVAAPPRARRRVTRKVTAPAGSPAGADGAEVVLVTGSVEPKPEAEPAPADATAVAPEAAEAEAPAKKTARKTAKKATAKKAATKKTAAKKTVAKKTTAKKAAAKKTAAAEQ; the protein is encoded by the coding sequence ATGCTCGAACCGAACGAGCCCGGCACGACCGGGAACGCCGAAGAGAACAACACCCCCGGGGACAAGCTGCCGCCGCGCCGCAGGCGCCGTGCCGCTTCCCGCCCGGCCGGCCCCCCGTCGGGTGCCGCCGGCTCGGAGGCTGCGGCGCCGGCCATACCGGCCGTTGACGCCGCAGTGTCCGACACCACCGTCGCCGCCGACGAGGCGGAGGCCGCGCCGCCGGCGCGTTCCCGTCGCCGTGCGGTCCGCAAGGCGACCGCCGCCGCCGGTGCGCCGGAGACCGCCGAGGTCGTGGAGGCCCCCACCAGCGCTGTCTCCGCGGAGACAGCGGAGACCGCCCCGGCCGCAGAGACCTCCGAGGCCGCTGAGGCGCCGCGTGCGCGTCGCCGGGCGACCCGTAAGGCGACCGCTCCGGCGGGTGCGCCGAAGGCCGAGAAGACCACCGAGGCCGTCGAGACCGAGACCGCCCCCGCCGCGGAGACCCCTGAGGCCGCTGAGGCGCCGCGTGCGCGTCGCAGGGCGTCCCGCAAGGCCACCGCTCCGGCGGGCGCTCCGGCGGCCGCCGAGGTCGTGGAGGTCGTCGAGCCCACCCCGGCCGTCGAGACCGAGACGCCCGAGCAGCCCGCTGTCGCCGAGGCCGTCGTGGCCGAGGCGCCCCGTGGCCGTACCCGTCGCCGGGCATCCGCTCCGGCCGGTACGCCGCAGACCACGCCGGCCGACGCCGTCACCGCTGAGACGGTGGAGGCCGCACCGGCCGCCGAGGCAGCCGAGGCCGCCGAGCCGGAGGCCCCGCGCGGCCGTCGCCGTGCGGTCCGCAAGGCGACCGCTCCGGCGGGTGCGCCGCAGGCCGCCGAGGCCGCTGCCCCTGTCGAGATCGTCACCGAGACGCCGGTCGAGGCCGCTGCGGCCGAGGAGCCGGCCGCCGAGCCGGAGGAGGCGGCCGAGAGCGCCGCGCCGCGTGGCCGTCAGCGCCGCCGGGCGACCGCCGCCGCGGGCAGGCCGGAGTTCACCGGAAAGGTCGAGGAGCCCGCCCGCAAGAGCCGTCGCGCGACACGCCCGGCCGTGGCCGTCTTCCAGGCGCCGGTCTTCGCCGAGCCGATGTTCCAGACCCCGGAGACCGCCGCAGCCGCGGCTGCGGCCGCCGGCACCCCCTCGCGCTACGACGAGGCCGAGGAGGAGATCGAGACCGTCGAGGAGACCGCCGCGACCGACGAGGCAGCTGCTGAGGCGGCCCCCGTCGCCGAGGCCGCGCCGCAGGGCGGCTCCCGTCGTCGTCGCCGCCGTCGCGGTGAGGCCGCCGAGACCGAGCCGGCCGCCGAGCGGACGCCCGCCCCGGCCGAGGAGCCGGCCGAGGACGAGGCCGAGCTGGAGGCCGAAGGCGAGGCCGAGCACGAGGGCGACGAGTCGGACGAGTACGGGGACCGGCCCTCGCGCCGTCGCCGTCGTGGTGGCCGTCGCCGTCGCCGCGGTGAGCCGAGCGAGGCGGAGGAAGCCGCGGAGCAGCACGCCGACGAGCACGCCGCCGACACGACCGAGGACGAGCACGAGCGCGCTCACGAGGCCGACGAGGAGGAGGAAGAGGACCACGAGCTGTCCGCTTCCGGCTCCAGCAGCAGCCGTCGCCGGCGGCGTCGCCGTCGTCGTAGCGGTGACGCCTCGCCCGAGGCCGAAGCCGGTACGGACGACCCGGAGCGTACGGTCGTCAAGGTCCGTGAGCCCCGGAAGAAGGAAGCCGAGCGCGAGCCCGGCACCGGCTTCGACGAGGTCCAGTCCATCAAGGGCTCGACCCGTATGGAGGCGAAGAAGCAGCGCCGCCGCGAAGGCCGTGAGCAGGGCCGCCGTCGTGTCCCGATCATCACGGAGGCGGAGTTCCTGGCCCGCCGCGAGGCCGTCGAGCGCGTCATGGTCGTCCGTCAGAACGGCGAGCGCACCCAGATCGGCGTCCTCGAGGACAACGTGCTCGTCGAGCACTACGTCAACAAGGAGCAGGCCACCAGCTACGTCGGCAACGTCTACCTGGGCAAGGTGCAGAACGTACTGCCGTCCATGGAGGCTGCGTTCGTCGACATCGGCAAGGGCCGCAACGCCGTCCTGTACGCCGGTGAGGTCAACTTCGAGGCGCTCGGCATGGCTCACGGGCCGCGCCGGATCGAGACCGCGCTGAAGTCCGGCCAGTCCGTCCTCGTCCAGGTGACGAAGGACCCGATCGGCCACAAGGGCGCCCGTCTGACCAGCCAGGTCTCGCTGCCCGGCCGTTACCTGGTCTACGTGCCCGAGGGCTCGATGACCGGTATCAGCCGCAAGCTGCCCGACACGGAGCGCGCCCGGCTGAAGACCATCCTCAAGAAGATCGTCCCCGAGGACGCGGGCGTCATCGTGCGCACCGCCGCCGAGGGTGCGAGCGAGGACGAGCTGCGCCGTGACGTCGAGCGGCTGCAGCAGCAGTGGGAGGACATCCAGAAGAAGTCGAAGAGCAACGGCAGCGCCAACGCGCCGACGCTGCTCTACGGCGAGCCGGACATGACGGTCCGAGTCGTCCGCGACATCTTCAACGAGGACTTCTCGAAGGTCATCGTCAGCGGTGACGACGCGTGGGAGACCATCCACGGTTACGTCGCGCACGTCGCCCCCGACCTGACGGACCGTCTGTCGAGGTGGACCTCCGAGGTCGACATCTTCGCGACCTACCGGATCGACGAGCAGCTGATGAAGGCGCTGGACCGCAAGGTCTGGCTGCCCAGCGGCGGCTCGCTGGTGATCGACAAGACCGAGGCGATGGTCGTCGTCGACGTCAACACCGGCAAGTTCACCGGTCAGGGCGGCAACCTCGAGGAGACCGTCACCAGGAACAACCTGGAGGCGGCCGAGGAGATCGTGCGCCAGCTGCGGCTGCGCGACCTCGGCGGCATCGTCGTCATCGACTTCATCGACATGGTCCTGGAGTCCAACCGGGACCTGGTGCTGCGGCGTCTGCTGGAGTGCCTGGGTCGCGACCGTACGAAGCACCAGGTCGCCGAAGTCACCTCGCTGGGCCTGGTCCAGATGACCCGCAAGCGGGTGGGACAGGGTCTGCTGGAGTCCTTCTCCGAGACCTGTGTCCACTGCAACGGCCGCGGCGTGATCGTGCACATGGAGCAGCCGTCCACGGTCGGTGGCGGCGGCAACGGCAAGCGTGCGAAGAAGCGCGGCCGTGGCGGCGCCGGCGAGCAGCCCGAGGCTCTCGTCGAGCACGAGCACGAGCACGTAGAGGCCGAGGTGGAGACCGAGGCCGAGGTGGCTGCCGAGGTCGCCGCTCCGGTGGCACTTCCCGAGCCGGAGTTCGTACCGGACGAGGAGCTGTACAGCAGCCCGGCCGAGGCCGAGGCGGCCGCTTCGCGCGGCCGTGGCCGTCGGCGCGCGACCCGCAAGGCATCGGCCCCGGCCGGCGCCCCGAGGACGGCGCCGGAGCCCACCGCGGTCGTGGAGCCGGTGACCGAGCCCGAGCCGGTCGTCGAGGCCCCGGTGGCCGAGGCACCGCAGGGCCGTACGCGCCGTCGGGCGACGCGCAAGGCGACCGCTCCGGCGGGCTCGCCTGCCGCGGCCGAGCCGGTCGAGGTGCCGCTGCCCGTAGCGGACCAGGTTGCCGCCGAGGCCGTGGTGGTCGAGACCCCGGTGGTCGAGGCCGCGGTGGTCGAGGCCGCGCCCGAGGAGGTGGCCGCCCCGCCGCGTGCCCGGCGCCGGGTGACCCGCAAGGTCACCGCCCCCGCGGGCTCGCCCGCAGGTGCGGACGGTGCGGAGGTCGTCCTGGTGACGGGCTCCGTCGAGCCGAAGCCCGAGGCCGAACCGGCCCCGGCCGACGCCACCGCCGTCGCCCCGGAAGCCGCGGAGGCCGAGGCCCCGGCCAAGAAGACGGCCCGCAAGACCGCCAAGAAGGCCACCGCCAAGAAGGCAGCCACCAAGAAGACGGCTGCCAAGAAGACCGTCGCGAAGAAGACGACGGCCAAGAAGGCGGCGGCGAAGAAGACGGCGGCGGCGGAGCAGTAG
- a CDS encoding glycosyltransferase family 4 protein: protein MKISFLVRDLCHMGGVVSATQNLAGALASRHEVEIVALRKVRDTSYFPLDPRVSVHVLTDLRGHSPASDLEHPLIGVFPKVYPVDPAEKKPVVSRLAELRLLEFLATTDSDVVVSSSPRNTIMLSYAEGDYLRVTQEHSMPSIYAKYYQGRLFKAYHSLDALTALTPEEAESIGRQVPGVRNRLAVMPNCVPAAPMQSKSTNKVIVAAGLLKENKNFAAVVEAFATVVRKHPDWRLRIYGEGTEKANLRKQIENLGLHNTVALMGPVAPVAPEFSKGSIFVVPSKREAFGNVIVEAMAAGLPVVSTDADHGPRNIITHGEDGLIVPCDNTDAMAEAVLELVENDERRRRMGEAAVRNAVRFHEPASCERFEAILNDAFARRALPTTAGAQVDPEGSVRIDVGALPPRAHGAEIVCRLVGRPDQEERFAIDPAGTAVVPWRGGLPEGTYELSVRTPEGNEVPLTVDGYGCDLRDVFNVPLPRENGAPALELLLPHRGEMDRLRIRSVVRDAHVEIDALVVGTETIEVEALGWGVQLGRGAVLEAVQRKDKEQVLIFPVAAVEGRRITSRVDCAALVRAHEGPELIWDMWLRPTAEADRVQVGKLATDVLEPIGVFTFPRPVVRVLPEPSTTVLAKVGRRMARALNGGKPVPPPVTRIEIRPYFTALSQLAFKTVDVQP from the coding sequence GTGAAGATTTCATTCCTGGTACGCGACCTGTGCCATATGGGCGGGGTGGTCAGCGCGACGCAGAACCTTGCGGGTGCACTCGCCTCCCGGCACGAGGTGGAGATCGTCGCGTTGCGCAAGGTGCGGGACACCTCGTACTTCCCGCTCGACCCGCGGGTCTCTGTACACGTTCTCACCGACCTGCGGGGGCATTCCCCTGCCTCCGACCTGGAGCACCCGTTGATCGGGGTCTTCCCGAAGGTCTACCCGGTCGACCCGGCGGAGAAGAAGCCGGTGGTCAGCAGGCTGGCCGAGCTGCGGCTGCTGGAATTCCTGGCGACCACCGACTCCGACGTCGTGGTGAGCTCCAGCCCGCGTAACACGATCATGCTCTCGTACGCCGAGGGCGACTACCTGCGGGTCACGCAGGAGCACTCGATGCCCTCGATCTACGCGAAGTACTACCAGGGCCGACTGTTCAAGGCGTACCACTCGCTGGACGCGCTCACCGCCCTCACGCCCGAGGAGGCCGAGAGCATCGGCAGGCAGGTGCCCGGCGTGCGTAACCGGCTGGCCGTCATGCCGAACTGCGTGCCCGCCGCCCCGATGCAGTCCAAGAGCACCAACAAGGTCATCGTCGCTGCGGGTCTCCTCAAGGAGAACAAGAACTTCGCGGCGGTCGTCGAAGCCTTCGCCACCGTCGTACGCAAGCACCCCGACTGGCGGCTGCGTATCTACGGCGAAGGAACGGAGAAGGCCAATCTGCGCAAGCAGATCGAGAACCTCGGCCTGCACAACACCGTCGCCCTGATGGGACCGGTCGCCCCGGTCGCCCCGGAATTCAGCAAGGGGTCGATCTTCGTGGTCCCGTCCAAACGCGAGGCGTTCGGCAATGTGATCGTCGAGGCGATGGCCGCCGGTCTGCCCGTGGTCAGCACCGACGCCGACCACGGACCGCGCAACATCATCACCCACGGCGAGGACGGTCTCATCGTCCCGTGCGACAACACCGATGCCATGGCCGAGGCCGTCCTCGAACTGGTCGAGAACGACGAGCGCCGCAGACGGATGGGCGAGGCCGCGGTACGCAATGCCGTGCGCTTCCACGAACCCGCGAGCTGTGAACGCTTCGAGGCGATCCTGAACGATGCGTTCGCCCGCCGGGCACTGCCGACGACGGCCGGCGCGCAGGTGGACCCGGAGGGATCGGTCCGGATCGACGTGGGCGCGCTGCCCCCACGGGCGCACGGCGCCGAGATCGTCTGCCGCCTGGTCGGCAGGCCGGACCAGGAGGAGCGGTTCGCGATCGACCCCGCGGGCACCGCCGTGGTGCCGTGGCGAGGCGGACTGCCCGAGGGGACCTATGAGCTGTCGGTACGCACCCCGGAGGGCAACGAGGTGCCGCTGACGGTGGACGGTTACGGCTGCGACTTACGCGATGTGTTCAATGTGCCGTTGCCCCGGGAGAACGGCGCCCCGGCTCTGGAGCTGCTGTTGCCGCACCGGGGGGAGATGGACCGCCTCCGGATCCGCAGCGTGGTGCGTGACGCCCATGTGGAGATCGACGCGCTGGTGGTCGGCACCGAGACCATCGAGGTGGAAGCGCTCGGCTGGGGTGTGCAGCTCGGCCGGGGCGCGGTCCTGGAGGCCGTGCAACGCAAGGACAAGGAACAGGTGCTGATCTTTCCGGTGGCGGCCGTGGAGGGCCGTCGGATCACCTCCCGGGTCGACTGTGCCGCGCTGGTGCGTGCGCACGAGGGACCCGAGCTGATCTGGGACATGTGGCTGCGGCCGACGGCGGAAGCGGACCGGGTCCAGGTCGGCAAGCTGGCCACCGACGTCCTGGAACCGATCGGGGTGTTCACCTTCCCCCGCCCGGTGGTCCGGGTACTGCCCGAGCCCAGCACGACCGTGCTGGCCAAGGTGGGGCGCCGGATGGCCAGGGCGCTGAACGGCGGCAAGCCCGTACCGCCTCCGGTCACCAGGATCGAGATCAGGCCGTACTTCACGGCCCTGTCGCAGCTCGCCTTCAAGACGGTGGACGTACAGCCGTAG
- the rpmA gene encoding 50S ribosomal protein L27 produces the protein MAHKKGASSTRNGRDSNAQRLGVKRFGGQAVNAGEILVRQRGTHFHPGTGVGRGGDDTLFALAAGAVEFGTHRGRKVVNIVPIAE, from the coding sequence ATGGCACACAAGAAGGGCGCATCGTCCACCCGGAACGGGCGCGATTCCAACGCTCAGCGGCTCGGCGTCAAGCGCTTCGGCGGCCAGGCCGTCAACGCCGGTGAGATCCTGGTCCGCCAGCGCGGCACGCACTTCCACCCGGGCACGGGCGTCGGCCGTGGCGGCGACGACACGCTGTTCGCGCTCGCCGCTGGTGCGGTCGAGTTCGGCACCCACCGTGGCCGCAAGGTCGTGAACATCGTTCCGATCGCCGAGTAA
- the obgE gene encoding GTPase ObgE yields the protein MTTFVDRVELHVAAGNGGHGCASVHREKFKPLGGPDGGNGGRGGDVTLVVDQDITTLLDYHHSPHRKATNGQPGAGDHRTGKEGQDLVLPVPDGTVVLDRNGNVLADLVGQGTTFVAGQGGRGGLGNAALASARRKAPGFALLGEPGESRDIVLELKTVADVALVGYPSAGKSSLISVLSAAKPKIADYPFTTLVPNLGVVTAGGTVYTIADVPGLIPGASQGKGLGLEFLRHVERCSVLVHVLDTATLESDRDPVSDLDMIEEELKQYGGLDDRPRIVVLNKIDIPDGQDLADMIRPELEERGYRVFEVSAVARTGLKELSYALAGVIAEARAAKPVEEATRIVIRPKAVDDAGFTVTLEEDGIYRVRGEKPERWVRQTDFNNDEAVGYLADRLNRLGVEDELMKAGARAGDGVAIGAEDNAVVFDWEPTMAAGAEMLGRRGEDHRLEAPRPAAQRRRDREAERDEVSKEYQEFDPFA from the coding sequence ATGACCACCTTCGTGGACCGCGTCGAGCTGCATGTCGCCGCGGGTAACGGAGGCCACGGCTGTGCCTCCGTTCACCGTGAGAAGTTCAAGCCGCTCGGCGGCCCGGACGGCGGCAACGGCGGCCGTGGCGGCGATGTGACCCTGGTCGTCGACCAGGACATCACCACACTCCTCGACTATCACCACAGTCCGCACCGCAAGGCCACCAACGGCCAGCCCGGCGCGGGCGACCACCGCACCGGCAAGGAGGGGCAGGACCTCGTCCTGCCGGTCCCCGACGGCACGGTCGTGCTCGACAGGAACGGCAATGTGCTCGCCGACCTGGTCGGTCAGGGCACCACGTTCGTGGCCGGCCAGGGCGGCCGTGGCGGCCTCGGCAACGCGGCACTCGCCTCCGCCCGCCGCAAGGCCCCCGGCTTCGCGCTGCTCGGCGAGCCGGGCGAGTCCCGGGACATCGTCCTGGAGCTCAAGACCGTCGCCGACGTGGCTCTGGTGGGCTACCCGAGTGCCGGCAAGTCCTCGCTGATCTCGGTCCTGTCCGCGGCCAAGCCGAAGATCGCCGACTACCCGTTCACCACGCTCGTCCCGAACCTGGGCGTGGTCACCGCGGGCGGAACGGTCTACACCATCGCCGACGTCCCGGGCCTGATCCCGGGCGCCAGCCAGGGCAAGGGCCTCGGCCTGGAGTTCCTGCGGCACGTCGAGCGCTGCTCCGTCCTCGTACACGTACTGGACACGGCGACGCTGGAGTCCGACCGCGACCCGGTCTCCGACCTCGACATGATCGAGGAGGAGCTGAAGCAGTACGGCGGTCTGGACGACCGGCCCCGCATCGTCGTCCTCAACAAGATCGACATCCCGGACGGCCAGGACCTCGCCGACATGATCCGACCGGAACTCGAGGAGCGCGGCTACCGCGTCTTCGAGGTGTCCGCCGTCGCCCGCACCGGCCTCAAGGAGCTCTCCTACGCGCTCGCGGGTGTGATCGCCGAAGCGCGTGCCGCCAAGCCCGTGGAGGAGGCGACCCGCATCGTCATCCGCCCGAAGGCCGTGGACGACGCGGGCTTCACCGTCACGCTGGAGGAGGACGGCATCTACCGGGTGCGCGGCGAGAAGCCGGAGCGCTGGGTGCGGCAGACCGACTTCAACAACGACGAGGCCGTCGGCTATCTGGCGGACCGTCTCAACCGTCTCGGTGTCGAGGACGAGCTGATGAAGGCCGGCGCCCGGGCGGGCGACGGTGTGGCCATCGGCGCCGAGGACAACGCGGTCGTCTTCGACTGGGAGCCGACGATGGCGGCGGGTGCGGAGATGCTCGGACGCCGTGGTGAGGACCACCGTCTCGAGGCGCCGCGTCCGGCCGCTCAGCGTCGTCGCGACCGCGAGGCGGAGCGGGACGAAGTCAGCAAGGAATACCAGGAGTTCGACCCGTTCGCGTAG
- the rplU gene encoding 50S ribosomal protein L21, translating into MYAIVRSGGRQHKVAVGDIVEVDKISTAQVGDTVELSTLLVVDGDAVTSDPWVLAGIKVQAEVVDHHKGAKIDILRYKNKTGYRRRQGHRQQYTAIKVTGIPAAAK; encoded by the coding sequence GTGTACGCCATCGTGCGCAGCGGTGGCCGCCAGCACAAGGTTGCTGTCGGTGACATCGTTGAGGTTGACAAGATTTCCACTGCCCAGGTTGGCGACACGGTCGAGCTCTCGACCCTGCTCGTGGTCGACGGCGACGCCGTGACCAGCGACCCGTGGGTGCTGGCCGGGATCAAGGTCCAGGCCGAGGTCGTGGACCACCACAAGGGCGCGAAGATCGACATCCTTCGCTACAAGAACAAGACCGGCTACCGCCGTCGCCAGGGTCACCGCCAGCAGTACACGGCGATCAAGGTCACCGGTATCCCCGCGGCTGCGAAGTAA
- a CDS encoding sugar phosphate nucleotidyltransferase, translated as MIGLILAAGAGRRLRPYTDTLPKALVPVGPEGDEESLTVIDLTLGNFAEVGLTEVAIIVGYRKEAVYARKEALEAKYGVTITLIDNDKAEEWNNAYSLWCGRDSIKHSVILANGDTVHPVSVEKTLLAARGDGKRIILALDTVKQLADEEMKVVVDPEKGVQRITKLMDPADATGEYIGVTLIEGEAADELADALRTTFERDPDLYYEDGYQELVNRGFKIDVAPIGDIQWVEIDNHEDLAKGRRIACQY; from the coding sequence ATGATCGGCCTGATACTCGCAGCCGGTGCCGGACGGCGTCTGCGCCCGTACACCGACACCCTTCCGAAGGCCCTGGTGCCGGTGGGCCCCGAGGGCGACGAGGAGAGCCTCACCGTCATCGATCTGACGCTGGGCAACTTCGCCGAGGTGGGGCTGACCGAGGTCGCGATCATCGTGGGCTACCGCAAGGAAGCCGTGTACGCCCGTAAGGAGGCTCTCGAGGCGAAGTACGGCGTCACGATCACGCTGATCGACAACGACAAGGCCGAGGAGTGGAACAACGCGTACTCCCTCTGGTGCGGCCGCGACTCGATCAAGCACAGCGTGATCCTCGCCAACGGCGACACCGTGCACCCGGTCTCCGTCGAGAAGACGCTGCTGGCCGCCCGCGGTGACGGCAAGAGGATCATCCTGGCCCTCGACACGGTGAAGCAGCTCGCCGACGAGGAGATGAAGGTCGTCGTGGACCCCGAGAAGGGCGTCCAGCGGATCACCAAGCTGATGGACCCGGCGGACGCGACGGGCGAGTACATCGGTGTCACCCTCATCGAGGGCGAAGCGGCCGACGAGCTCGCGGACGCACTGCGGACGACCTTCGAGCGTGACCCGGACCTGTACTACGAGGACGGCTACCAGGAGCTCGTCAACCGCGGCTTCAAGATCGACGTGGCGCCGATCGGCGACATCCAGTGGGTCGAGATCGACAACCACGAGGACCTCGCCAAGGGCAGGAGGATCGCGTGCCAGTACTGA
- a CDS encoding iron-containing alcohol dehydrogenase family protein: MPVLTRLIPAPIVVDIRAGALADLASVLADQRISSSGKLAVAISAGSGQALRERLSSSLPSASWFEVGGGSLGDAIKLAEAMKSGRYDAVVGLGGGKIIDCAKFAAARVGLPLVAVATNLSHDGLCSPVATLDNDAGRGSYGVPNPIAVLIDLDIIREAPARFVRSGIGDALSNISAVADWELAHEVKGEDIDGLAAAMARQAGEAVLRHPGGIGDDSFLQVLAEGLVITGISMSVAGDSRPASGACHEINHAFDLLFPQRAASHGEQCGLGAAFAMHLRGAREESVQMARTLRSHGLPVLAEEIGFTADEFVSVVEFAPQTRPGRYTILEHLNLSVDGIRDAYAEYVKAVEA; the protein is encoded by the coding sequence GTGCCAGTACTGACCCGCCTCATACCGGCGCCGATCGTCGTCGATATCCGCGCGGGTGCCCTGGCCGATCTCGCGAGCGTCCTCGCGGACCAGCGGATCTCCAGCTCGGGCAAGCTGGCGGTGGCGATCAGCGCAGGGTCCGGTCAGGCGCTGCGCGAGCGGCTCTCGTCGAGCCTGCCGAGCGCTTCCTGGTTCGAGGTCGGTGGCGGCTCCCTCGGGGACGCGATCAAGCTTGCCGAGGCCATGAAGTCCGGGCGTTACGACGCCGTGGTCGGCCTCGGCGGCGGCAAGATCATCGACTGTGCGAAGTTCGCGGCGGCGCGTGTCGGGCTGCCGTTGGTCGCCGTCGCGACCAACCTCTCCCACGACGGTCTCTGCTCGCCGGTCGCCACATTGGACAACGACGCGGGCCGTGGCTCGTACGGTGTCCCGAACCCGATCGCGGTCCTGATCGACCTCGACATCATCCGCGAGGCGCCGGCCCGGTTCGTGCGCTCCGGGATCGGCGACGCGCTGTCCAACATCTCCGCGGTCGCGGACTGGGAGCTGGCCCATGAGGTCAAGGGCGAGGACATCGACGGCCTCGCCGCCGCGATGGCCCGCCAGGCCGGTGAGGCGGTGCTGCGCCACCCCGGCGGCATCGGGGACGACAGCTTCCTGCAGGTGCTGGCCGAAGGGCTGGTGATCACCGGAATCTCGATGTCGGTCGCGGGCGACAGCCGCCCCGCTTCCGGCGCGTGCCACGAGATCAACCACGCCTTCGATCTCCTTTTCCCGCAGCGTGCCGCCAGCCACGGCGAGCAGTGCGGTCTGGGCGCGGCGTTCGCGATGCATCTGCGCGGTGCCCGCGAGGAGTCCGTGCAGATGGCCCGGACGCTGCGGAGCCACGGCCTGCCCGTGCTGGCCGAGGAGATCGGCTTCACGGCGGACGAGTTCGTCTCGGTGGTCGAATTCGCTCCCCAGACCAGGCCCGGGCGCTACACGATCCTGGAACACCTGAACCTGTCCGTGGACGGGATCCGGGATGCCTACGCCGAGTACGTGAAGGCCGTCGAGGCCTGA